One Candidatus Thiopontia autotrophica genomic window, TCCTCGTCTCAGTTACTTCTTGTTACGACGACGGACAATATACTGGTCCGTCCTCTTGTTTGATCTTGTCTTGTAGCCCTTGGTTGGCATACCCCATGGTGAAACAGGATGACGACCACCAGAGGTTCTACCCTCACCACCACCATGCGGATGGTCAACCGGGTTCATCGCAACACCACGCACCGTTGGGCGAACACCACGCCAGCGAGTAGCGCCTGCCTTGCCAAGCTTTCTCAGTGAATGCTCACCATTACTCACTTCACCAATCGTTGCTCGACACTCCAGAGAAATCTTGCGCATCTCACCTGAACGAAGTCGCAAGGTGGCAAAAGCCCCCTCCTTTGCAACATACTGGGCAGAGGTGCCAGCAGAACGGGCAATCTGTGCGCCCTTTCCCGGCTTCAACTCAATACAGTGGATAGTTGTACCTAGCGGTATATCAAGTATCGCCATGGTATTTCCAACTTTGATCTCAGCACTACTTCCAGACATAAGTGCATCACCAGCACTAACACCTTTTGGTGCAATAATGTAACGACGCTCACCATCTGCATAAAGTACCAAAGCAATATTTGCAGTACGGTTAGGATCATATTCAAGACGTTCTACACGAGCAGGAATCCCATCCTTGTTACGCTTGAAATCAATTATGCGATAGCGCTGCTTGTGACCACCGCCACGATGACGAGTTGTAATTCGTCCATCATTGTTACGACCACCATTCTTTGCCTTTTTTGCAATCAAAGCTGCATGTGGTTTTCCCTTATGCAGTTCATGATTCACCACAGAGACAACAAAACGACGTCCTGGTGATGTTGGTTTTGATTTTACGATTGCCATTTTTCTACTATTCCTTCGAAACTAAACCTGAACGCTATTCAGCACCCATAAATTCGATTTCCTGCCCCTCACTGAGGGTTACAAAAGCCTTTTTCCAACTTGCACGTCGACCAAATTTAGCCCCCGCACGTTTAATCTTGCCCTTGACGTTACTGACAGTAACTCCATCAACCTTGACGTCAAACATCATCTCAACTGCCTGTTTGATCTCTGGTTTACTGGCATCCTTTACTACACGAAACACATACTGGTTGCGCATCTCAGCAGCCATAGCACTCTTCTCAGTAACATGAGGCGCCAGTACAATCTTCATTAATCTCTCTTGATTATTATTCATACCAGTGACTCCTCAATCTGTTTCAGTGCAGATTCAGTCATTAATACACTCCCATAGGAGACCAGACTAACTGGGTCCATTGCAGTCACATCCGTCACTCCGACATGAGGAATATTTCTTGCCGCAAGATACAAATTCTCATCCACCTCACCAGAGACGATTAGAACGTTATCCATACCAAACCCGTTCAATGCACTGCTCAGTGCCTTGGTTTTTGGTGTATCGATAGCAAGATCGGATACTACTGTCAGCCTATCCTGGCGAACCAACTCGGAAAGAATGGAACGCATCGCTGCACGGTACATCTTCTTGTTAACTTTCTGCTCATAGTTTCTTGGACGTGCAGCAAAAGTAACGCCACCACTTCTCCAAATTGGACTACGGCTGGTTCCCGCACGGGCACGCCCAGTTCCTTTCTGACGCCATGGCTTTGCGCCACCGCCCCTTACATCAGAACGATTTTTCTGTGCAACTGTACCCGCTCTGGCACCTGCAAGATACGCTGTAACCACCTGATGGATCAACGCCTCATTATAGTCTGCAGAAAAAGCAACATCAGAGACTGCTATCTTTGACTGATCCTTTCCTGCTGGAAAATCACGTACATTTAATTCCATGATTCTGACTCCTTATCCTTGGCTGGCAGACTTGACTGCATGACGGATGATCAGATCACCACCCTTTGCACCAGGAACTGCCCCCTTTATCAGGATTAAATTACGTTCGGCATCAACCCGAACAACTTCTAAATTCTGTGCTGTACGCTGAACATTACCCATATGGCCAGACATTTTCTTGCCCTTGAATACTCGTCCAGGGGTCTGACACTGACCAATTGAACCGTTAGAGCGGTGAGAAATAGAGTTACCATGAGTACTATCAAGACCACTAAAGTGATGGCGCTTGATACCACCCTGGAAACCAAATCCACGGTTTGTTCCAGTAACATCCACCTTCTGCCCAGCTTCAAAGATTGAACTCTCAACCTCTTTACCTGGCTCAAATTCTGCAACCTCTTCAGCGGTAAGACGGAACTCCCAGAGTCCACGTCCAGCCTCAACACCAGCCTTGGCATAGTGCCCAGCCATTGGTTTGGTTACTCGAGAAGCTCTACGGCTACCGGTGGTTACCTGTATTGCGCTGTACCCATCAGTCTCGTCACTCTTTACCTGAGTTACCCTGTTGGGCTCAACCTGGATAACGGTCACGGGAACAGATGCACCCTCTTCGGTGAACACCCGACTCATCCCGACTTTTCGACCTACTAGTCC contains:
- the rplB gene encoding 50S ribosomal protein L2, which produces MAIVKSKPTSPGRRFVVSVVNHELHKGKPHAALIAKKAKNGGRNNDGRITTRHRGGGHKQRYRIIDFKRNKDGIPARVERLEYDPNRTANIALVLYADGERRYIIAPKGVSAGDALMSGSSAEIKVGNTMAILDIPLGTTIHCIELKPGKGAQIARSAGTSAQYVAKEGAFATLRLRSGEMRKISLECRATIGEVSNGEHSLRKLGKAGATRWRGVRPTVRGVAMNPVDHPHGGGEGRTSGGRHPVSPWGMPTKGYKTRSNKRTDQYIVRRRNKK
- the rplC gene encoding 50S ribosomal protein L3, translated to MSIGLVGRKVGMSRVFTEEGASVPVTVIQVEPNRVTQVKSDETDGYSAIQVTTGSRRASRVTKPMAGHYAKAGVEAGRGLWEFRLTAEEVAEFEPGKEVESSIFEAGQKVDVTGTNRGFGFQGGIKRHHFSGLDSTHGNSISHRSNGSIGQCQTPGRVFKGKKMSGHMGNVQRTAQNLEVVRVDAERNLILIKGAVPGAKGGDLIIRHAVKSASQG
- the rplD gene encoding 50S ribosomal protein L4, with translation MELNVRDFPAGKDQSKIAVSDVAFSADYNEALIHQVVTAYLAGARAGTVAQKNRSDVRGGGAKPWRQKGTGRARAGTSRSPIWRSGGVTFAARPRNYEQKVNKKMYRAAMRSILSELVRQDRLTVVSDLAIDTPKTKALSSALNGFGMDNVLIVSGEVDENLYLAARNIPHVGVTDVTAMDPVSLVSYGSVLMTESALKQIEESLV
- the rplW gene encoding 50S ribosomal protein L23; translation: MNNNQERLMKIVLAPHVTEKSAMAAEMRNQYVFRVVKDASKPEIKQAVEMMFDVKVDGVTVSNVKGKIKRAGAKFGRRASWKKAFVTLSEGQEIEFMGAE